One stretch of Nocardia mangyaensis DNA includes these proteins:
- a CDS encoding alpha/beta hydrolase: MIAAMAVAAGLMSGLGVAPASADPIIDSGSLLANPVAPDGSKIVKAEVKDSRSLRLHVYSAAMDQNIIVDVQRPADASVPRPTLYLLNGAGGGEDSASWVAKTDALEFLGDKNVNVIQPIGGAWSYYTDWIHDDPVVGRNKWKTFFTEELPPLVDGALGTNGVNAIAGLSTSGTTVLALPIAKPGLYKAAAAYSGCAQTSDPIGSEFVKVTVETWGGGDTMNMWGPQGSEEWVKNDPYVNAEGLRGLDLYISSGNGLPGPYDTLDGEYALPGAYGLANQIVIGGIIEAGTNYCTHNLANRLEELGIPATFNFRPNGTHSWGYWKDELKLSWPTLARGLGL, from the coding sequence ATGATCGCGGCAATGGCAGTGGCCGCCGGATTGATGTCCGGTCTCGGCGTCGCACCGGCCTCGGCTGACCCGATCATCGATTCCGGGAGCCTGCTCGCGAACCCTGTCGCCCCGGACGGCTCCAAGATCGTCAAGGCCGAGGTGAAGGACTCGCGCAGCCTGCGGCTGCACGTGTACTCCGCGGCCATGGACCAGAACATCATCGTCGACGTGCAGCGCCCGGCCGACGCCTCGGTCCCGCGCCCCACCCTGTACCTGCTCAACGGTGCGGGCGGCGGCGAGGATTCGGCGTCCTGGGTCGCCAAGACCGACGCGCTCGAGTTCCTCGGCGACAAGAACGTCAACGTCATCCAGCCGATCGGCGGCGCCTGGAGCTACTACACCGACTGGATCCACGACGATCCGGTCGTCGGCCGCAACAAGTGGAAGACCTTCTTCACCGAGGAGCTGCCCCCGCTGGTCGACGGGGCGCTGGGCACCAACGGTGTGAACGCCATCGCCGGTCTGTCCACCTCGGGTACCACCGTGCTCGCGCTGCCCATCGCCAAGCCCGGCCTGTACAAGGCCGCGGCGGCCTACTCCGGCTGCGCGCAGACCTCCGATCCGATCGGCTCGGAGTTCGTCAAGGTCACGGTCGAGACCTGGGGCGGCGGCGACACCATGAACATGTGGGGCCCGCAGGGCTCGGAGGAGTGGGTCAAGAACGACCCCTATGTCAACGCCGAGGGTCTGCGTGGTCTGGATCTCTACATCTCCAGTGGCAACGGTCTGCCCGGCCCGTACGACACCCTCGACGGCGAGTACGCGCTGCCGGGCGCCTATGGCCTGGCCAACCAGATCGTCATCGGCGGCATCATCGAGGCGGGCACCAACTACTGCACGCACAACCTGGCCAACCGGCTCGAGGAGCTGGGTATCCCGGCCACCTTCAACTTCCGTCCCAACGGCACCCACTCGTGGGGCTACTGGAAGGACGAGCTGAAGCTGTCGTGGCCGACCCTGGCCCGCGGCCTCGGCCTGTAG
- a CDS encoding TetR/AcrR family transcriptional regulator → MVADRSEAERACEPTTAAARVVRRRPKDRKLQIMRAAARAFSARGYYPVGVDEIAAEVGISGPALYRHFANKYALLVAAAEEGARGLRDVARAADDPALPPAARLDALLTAVAEHNIDIRREAGLYRWERRYLEREDRVRIRAFYRELEAMVAAPIAELRPEASPDDVTLLAVGALSALASIAAHRTTLAHTRMLALQRAMAWAIVRAELPPTPAEAEPSRQNRGLPVTSKREQLLTEAIRIFGRNGYHESGIEEIGAAVGINASSVYRHFDSKADLLAAAFHRTGDRLAVAIGEALAEADNRADAARRIADRYARLTFATPEIMPVYYAEFSNLPQAEQHRLRAIQRQNILEWANLLDGDPVEARFRVHAAIGQIIDVGRLLRFDSRPAQLDRLAALTGAVLLGAGSPED, encoded by the coding sequence ATGGTCGCCGATCGCAGTGAGGCCGAACGCGCCTGCGAGCCGACCACCGCGGCGGCGCGGGTCGTGCGCCGCAGGCCCAAGGACCGCAAGCTGCAGATCATGCGGGCCGCCGCCCGCGCGTTCAGCGCCCGCGGCTACTACCCGGTCGGCGTGGACGAGATCGCCGCCGAGGTCGGCATCTCCGGTCCGGCGCTCTACCGCCACTTCGCCAACAAATACGCTCTGCTCGTCGCCGCCGCCGAAGAGGGCGCGCGCGGCCTGCGCGATGTCGCCCGTGCGGCCGACGATCCGGCGCTACCCCCGGCGGCCAGGCTCGACGCGCTGCTCACCGCCGTCGCCGAACACAACATCGACATTCGCCGTGAAGCGGGTCTGTACCGCTGGGAACGTCGGTATCTCGAACGCGAGGACCGTGTCCGCATCCGCGCGTTCTACCGCGAACTGGAGGCGATGGTCGCCGCGCCGATCGCCGAGCTACGGCCCGAGGCGAGCCCCGATGACGTCACCCTGCTCGCCGTCGGCGCGCTCAGCGCACTGGCCAGCATCGCCGCCCACCGCACCACCCTCGCCCACACCAGAATGCTCGCCCTGCAGCGAGCGATGGCCTGGGCGATCGTGCGCGCCGAGCTGCCGCCGACACCGGCCGAGGCCGAACCGAGCAGGCAGAACCGCGGTCTACCGGTCACCTCCAAACGTGAACAGCTGCTCACCGAGGCGATCCGCATCTTCGGCCGCAACGGCTACCACGAATCCGGCATCGAGGAGATCGGTGCCGCCGTCGGCATCAACGCCTCCAGCGTCTACCGGCACTTCGACAGCAAGGCCGACCTGCTCGCCGCGGCCTTCCACCGCACCGGCGACCGGCTGGCCGTGGCCATCGGCGAGGCGCTGGCCGAGGCCGACAACCGCGCCGACGCCGCCCGCCGCATCGCCGACCGCTACGCCCGCCTCACCTTCGCGACGCCGGAGATCATGCCGGTCTACTACGCGGAGTTCAGCAATCTGCCGCAGGCCGAACAGCATCGCCTGCGGGCCATCCAGCGCCAGAACATCCTCGAGTGGGCCAACCTGCTCGACGGTGATCCGGTCGAGGCCCGCTTCCGCGTGCACGCCGCGATCGGTCAGATCATCGACGTCGGCAGGCTGCTGCGCTTCGACTCCCGGCCCGCACAGCTGGACCGGCTGGCCGCCCTGACCGGCGCCGTGCTGCTCGGCGCCGGGTCGCCGGAGGACTGA
- a CDS encoding aldehyde dehydrogenase family protein → MSESASTGAAAPTGRSDVLTSFDPRTGEQLAHYPVHGPAEVTRAVRTARATQNWWGELGFGDRKRLLLDWRRQIARNTGELVEVLRSETGKPEADAILEVMLAVENLDWAARNAERALGRKRLASGWFTRNQHASLGYLPLGVIGVLGAWNNPVFTPMGSIAYAMAAGNTVVFTPHELTTGVGTWLAASWAEVAPDQPVLQAVTGDSRTANALCRAEVDKIAYAGPEAGGREVIALCAQTLTPVVVENSGKGSMIVHVDAVLDAAAEAAVYGAMANAGQNSSGIQRCYVADSVFDDFLARVAERAATLRPGADNRAAYGPMINAAQVDVVRRQVRDAIARGGHAVLGGLDSFRDPYVEPIVLAEVPEESIAITGEGIGPVLVVNRVADLADAVARVNAAGNGIAVTVFTRDIASAEFIAEQLRVGVVTVNSSTAFTGIPALPFGGIGEYGQGHSHGQQGLYEFSRTMSIARRRYRAPVRLSTFDRHPRHVHTAKAFFRLRHGRG, encoded by the coding sequence ATGTCCGAGTCCGCATCGACAGGCGCCGCCGCGCCCACCGGCCGATCCGACGTGCTGACGTCGTTCGACCCGCGCACCGGCGAACAGCTCGCGCACTATCCGGTGCACGGACCGGCCGAGGTCACCCGCGCTGTGCGCACCGCCCGCGCGACCCAGAACTGGTGGGGCGAGCTGGGATTCGGCGATCGCAAGCGCCTGCTGCTGGACTGGCGTCGCCAGATCGCCCGCAACACCGGCGAATTGGTGGAGGTACTGCGCTCGGAGACCGGTAAACCGGAGGCCGACGCCATCCTCGAAGTGATGCTGGCCGTGGAGAATCTGGACTGGGCCGCCCGCAACGCCGAGCGCGCCCTCGGCCGCAAGCGGCTGGCCAGCGGCTGGTTCACCCGCAATCAGCACGCCTCCCTCGGTTATCTGCCGCTCGGCGTGATCGGGGTGCTCGGCGCGTGGAACAACCCCGTGTTCACCCCGATGGGGTCGATCGCCTACGCGATGGCGGCCGGGAACACGGTGGTGTTCACCCCGCACGAACTCACCACCGGAGTCGGCACCTGGCTGGCGGCCAGCTGGGCCGAGGTGGCGCCGGATCAGCCGGTTCTGCAGGCGGTCACCGGCGACTCGCGCACCGCGAACGCACTGTGCCGGGCCGAGGTCGACAAGATCGCCTACGCCGGTCCCGAGGCGGGCGGGCGCGAAGTGATCGCGCTGTGCGCGCAGACGCTCACGCCCGTGGTGGTGGAGAACAGCGGCAAGGGCAGCATGATCGTGCACGTCGACGCCGTCCTCGACGCGGCGGCCGAGGCCGCGGTCTACGGGGCGATGGCCAACGCGGGCCAGAACTCCTCGGGGATCCAGCGCTGTTATGTCGCCGATTCGGTGTTCGACGACTTCCTGGCCAGGGTGGCCGAGCGGGCCGCCACACTGCGTCCGGGCGCCGACAATCGCGCCGCCTACGGTCCGATGATCAACGCCGCCCAGGTCGACGTGGTGCGCCGTCAGGTGCGCGACGCGATCGCGCGCGGCGGGCACGCGGTGCTCGGCGGCCTCGATTCGTTCCGTGACCCCTACGTCGAGCCGATCGTGCTGGCCGAGGTGCCCGAGGAGAGCATCGCCATCACCGGCGAGGGCATCGGCCCGGTCCTGGTGGTGAACCGGGTCGCGGACCTGGCCGACGCGGTGGCCAGGGTGAACGCGGCGGGCAACGGGATCGCGGTCACGGTGTTCACCCGCGATATCGCCAGCGCCGAGTTCATCGCCGAACAGCTGCGGGTCGGGGTGGTGACGGTGAATTCCTCGACCGCCTTCACCGGCATCCCCGCGCTGCCGTTCGGCGGGATCGGCGAGTACGGGCAGGGCCACAGCCACGGTCAGCAGGGTCTGTACGAGTTCAGCCGGACCATGTCGATCGCCCGCAGGCGCTATCGCGCGCCGGTGCGGCTGTCGACTTTCGACCGGCACCCGCGCCACGTGCACACGGCGAAAGCGTTCTTTCGCCTGCGCCACGGCCGAGGCTGA
- a CDS encoding ATP-binding cassette domain-containing protein: MPSSISVDSPVGGVASRDEPAVLVSDVHKSFGDVQALQGISFRAERASVLGILGPNGAGKTTTVKILSTLLRPDSGTAIVAGHNVVSDGAGVRRAIMMTGQYAALDENLTGRENLELFGRLMGLTKSAARKRAEVLLEEFDLVSAGKRAVRNYSGGMRRRVDIACGLVVRPEVVFLDEPTTGLDPRSRQGVWDLVTALKNQGITVLLTTQYLEEADVLSDNIIVIDKGTVIAEGTADQLKAKTGGSYCEIVPLDPSRLRATVQALGELVPAAVAADLGGADKLSIPAPDGAATLAEALRRLDNAGIDLADIALRRPSLDDVFLSITGHSGGHQ, encoded by the coding sequence ATGCCGAGTTCGATCTCAGTGGATTCGCCCGTGGGTGGCGTCGCGTCGCGCGACGAGCCCGCAGTGCTGGTGTCCGATGTGCACAAGTCCTTCGGCGATGTGCAGGCGTTGCAGGGCATCAGTTTCCGGGCCGAACGGGCCAGTGTGCTCGGCATCCTCGGCCCCAACGGCGCGGGCAAGACCACCACGGTCAAGATCCTGTCGACGCTGCTTCGCCCCGATTCCGGCACCGCGATCGTGGCCGGGCACAACGTCGTCTCCGACGGCGCAGGCGTGCGCCGCGCGATCATGATGACCGGCCAGTACGCCGCGCTCGACGAGAACCTGACCGGCCGGGAGAACCTCGAACTGTTCGGCCGGCTGATGGGTCTGACCAAGTCGGCCGCCCGCAAGCGCGCCGAGGTCCTGCTCGAGGAATTCGACCTGGTCAGTGCTGGCAAACGCGCGGTGCGCAACTATTCCGGTGGCATGCGCCGCCGCGTCGACATCGCCTGCGGGCTGGTCGTGCGGCCCGAGGTGGTCTTCCTCGACGAGCCGACCACCGGCCTCGACCCGCGCAGCCGCCAGGGCGTCTGGGATCTGGTGACCGCCCTGAAGAACCAGGGCATCACCGTGCTGCTGACCACGCAGTACCTCGAAGAGGCCGACGTGCTCAGCGACAACATCATCGTCATCGACAAGGGCACCGTCATCGCCGAGGGCACCGCCGACCAGCTCAAGGCGAAGACCGGCGGCAGCTACTGCGAGATCGTCCCGCTCGACCCGAGCCGGCTGCGCGCGACCGTGCAGGCTCTCGGCGAGCTGGTTCCCGCGGCCGTGGCCGCCGATCTCGGCGGCGCCGACAAACTGTCCATCCCCGCCCCCGACGGCGCCGCCACCCTCGCCGAGGCGCTGCGCAGGCTCGACAACGCGGGCATCGACCTGGCCGACATCGCCCTGCGCCGGCCCTCGCTCGACGACGTGTTCCTGTCCATCACCGGCCATTCGGGCGGGCACCAGTGA
- a CDS encoding ABC transporter permease: MSVSAPAATTLFAELPVVHPSSFAQWRALTGRIVRTMATKGELYVAVLTPLVVTAAFYLPLRYVMQFQGIDYAQYVMPIIVLQTMAMTMMSNAQLAAFEALTGLSARLQTMPIGSLVPLLSRVSAGIVRSVVSLIATVGYGYLIGFRFTGGWEQALVFCGFALAVGVVLTLGADALGSLTKNPEALSQALTLPILIFGMLSTGFVPEDAFPTWARAFARNQPISQFAQTLSDMAVGHLSWAGSWVSLVWLGGAAMLFLPLAVWASVRRS, translated from the coding sequence GTGAGTGTCTCCGCTCCCGCGGCGACGACCCTGTTCGCCGAGCTTCCCGTCGTGCACCCGAGCAGTTTCGCGCAGTGGCGGGCGCTGACCGGGCGCATCGTGCGCACGATGGCCACCAAGGGTGAGCTCTACGTCGCGGTGCTCACCCCGCTGGTCGTCACCGCCGCCTTCTATCTGCCGCTGCGCTACGTGATGCAGTTCCAGGGCATCGACTACGCGCAGTACGTCATGCCGATCATCGTCCTGCAGACGATGGCGATGACGATGATGTCGAACGCGCAACTCGCCGCGTTCGAAGCGCTCACCGGCTTGAGCGCGCGGCTGCAGACCATGCCGATCGGCTCGCTCGTTCCCCTGCTCTCGCGGGTGTCCGCCGGCATCGTGCGGTCGGTGGTGTCGCTGATCGCCACGGTCGGCTACGGCTACCTGATCGGTTTCCGGTTCACCGGTGGCTGGGAGCAGGCCCTGGTGTTCTGCGGGTTCGCCCTGGCCGTCGGCGTGGTGCTGACGCTGGGCGCCGACGCGCTCGGCAGCCTCACCAAGAATCCCGAGGCGCTCAGCCAGGCCCTCACCCTGCCGATTCTGATCTTCGGCATGCTCTCGACCGGGTTCGTCCCCGAGGACGCCTTCCCGACCTGGGCGCGCGCCTTCGCGCGCAACCAGCCGATCTCCCAGTTCGCGCAGACACTCAGTGACATGGCCGTCGGTCACCTGAGCTGGGCCGGTTCCTGGGTGTCGCTGGTGTGGCTCGGCGGGGCCGCGATGTTGTTCCTCCCACTGGCGGTGTGGGCGAGTGTGAGGCGATCATGA
- a CDS encoding ABC transporter permease — MTTTTMDTAAQLPVVHTKPESSVSVWFTHSLLQCKRLLMVWLRDPATTIQIIAYPAVTLLMFRIVLGNYITAYSGMPAIYGQAALLTLIAAMTGAVVSALGFKREKATGLLSRFYTMPVNKASLLTGRLLAEMLRILITTVIVLLVAVPLGFLFMENPLTNIALICVPVLFGIGFAVMVTALATITEGVMLISLIGILNTLLMFFNTGFVPIAAYPTWLQAIVENQPMSCAIEAMKGLSYGGPVAEPLLKTVAWTVAMIAVFAYPAIRGYKRAAETA, encoded by the coding sequence ATGACAACGACGACAATGGACACCGCGGCGCAGCTGCCGGTGGTGCACACCAAGCCGGAGTCCTCGGTGTCGGTGTGGTTCACCCACAGCCTGCTCCAGTGCAAGCGGCTGCTGATGGTGTGGCTGCGCGACCCCGCGACGACGATCCAGATCATCGCCTACCCCGCGGTCACCCTGCTGATGTTCCGGATCGTGCTCGGCAACTACATCACCGCCTACAGCGGCATGCCCGCCATCTACGGTCAGGCCGCGCTGCTGACCCTGATCGCGGCCATGACCGGCGCGGTGGTGAGCGCGCTCGGCTTCAAACGTGAGAAGGCGACCGGCCTGCTCAGCCGCTTCTACACGATGCCGGTGAACAAGGCCTCGCTGCTGACCGGTCGGCTGCTGGCGGAGATGCTGCGCATCCTGATCACCACGGTGATCGTGCTGCTCGTGGCGGTGCCGCTCGGGTTCCTGTTCATGGAGAACCCGCTCACCAACATCGCCCTGATCTGTGTGCCGGTGCTGTTCGGCATCGGCTTCGCGGTGATGGTGACCGCGCTGGCCACCATCACCGAGGGCGTGATGCTGATCAGTCTCATCGGCATCCTCAACACGCTGTTGATGTTCTTCAACACCGGTTTCGTGCCGATCGCCGCCTACCCGACCTGGTTGCAGGCCATCGTCGAGAATCAGCCGATGAGCTGTGCGATCGAGGCGATGAAGGGGTTGTCCTACGGCGGCCCGGTCGCCGAGCCGCTGCTGAAGACCGTCGCGTGGACGGTCGCGATGATCGCGGTCTTCGCCTATCCGGCGATCCGTGGATACAAGCGGGCCGCCGAGACGGCGTAG